Within the Osmerus mordax isolate fOsmMor3 chromosome 21, fOsmMor3.pri, whole genome shotgun sequence genome, the region gtacattttaaaacattgtacttttttttttcaatataaAGGTGTGAAACCAATTATGTGTTATTTGCATCCTTACGTTTCCCAGacttttgtttttgaaaaggCATTAGCTGATGAGTGGGTGATTTTCATCCCCATTGACAGTGGAAATCACTTGCAAAGTCATACTAGATCCAAGGCCATTTAACTATGACTATCTCCCTGCAACATTCAACAATACTAGTAGCTTTGCTGTTCTGCCAATAAAGCATGTCAAATATGATACATGTATTATTTATGATTGTAGAAACTTAACATAAATGTAATACAACACTGAATAGCCTATTTTCCAGTTGTGTTAATATCTGAAATATGAACCTCTCAGGAGTTCTGTGTAGATCATTTTTATAATTTCTCCAGATAAAGATGTAAGGCCAGGGACTCTTGGGATTGCTCATGCATGACTGGAAGACTTATATGACGGCAGTGAATCAACTCATATGACTTTGAAATGTCTATTTACTGTTACCTGTAATCTCGAGTGCAAAACAGTTAATTACATTTCTCCGACATAGGTGAGAATCATTTTAATGCTCGATGAAGTCACCAAGCTCAATGCAAGAGTCATCACTAAACAGTTTCTTAACCGATACTAAGGCTAtggaattaaccacaaacaaagTACACAAAACAGATGTGAAGAGTCTTTTGGAACAATTGCTTCCGCATGGAAGGAGGGAATCCTTCCACTTTTGTTTGCAAATGCAAGATGTGtttgcccaattttacccaatacaaaaacaaataaaaataattatattttaaccgttgcaatgtggggggtctgagacagcccaacggttaaaagaaaatgcttcactttgtttttgtatgcggtaaatatGTCGTAATACgacggtcacaatgactgatgggtcagaatgacccgaagataacacaagggttaagtcccCAAATTGAACCCTACAAAGGTGTAGCTAATTTTCCTTGAAGCATGGCACGTCTGATCAGGTGACCTCTGGGTTCATTGTAATtggattttctttgatgtgatGGTAGTAGATCTGCAAAACCCCTGTTTAAGACTGGATGATTGTCCGCTGCCGATACTGTAACCTGCAAATATCAGCAAACAGTCAGATGTGCAAGGTGTAGATATATCTCATATATGAGTATGAGAAGGCGTTGATTATAACATTTTAGGTGCGGATAAATCACTATGTACATTCTACCAATGTCTTCATAGAGCATGTTACCTCCTAAACAAAGATGTATCTGCTCAAGCAAATTGTGGAAACACTACCTGAATACAGTACAATAATACAATTACTCAAGAAAAtgtatgtttatttattcaAGGTAACTCAGGAATGTGTGCATATGAAGGAGTGTCTTAAGGAACGTCAAAGCAAGACTGGCTGATCCAGATCAGGAGATTTACTTTGACACCTCTATAGTCCTGAAAAAAGACATGACACAACCAAACTCTTTCCCTGCATTTTACAATACTAATTGTTCCACTGTTCTGCAATTATAAAGATCCTTGTTTCATAGAGAAAAGATGTACTGTGCATGTTAAAACAAAATGTCTGGACTGTCGTTAGAGAAGAAATACTCTAAAGTAATTTTCAGTTGTCATACTTCCTTATCAATTGTGAACTTGAACCCTGTCCCAGGTAAGTCATGTGAATACTTCAAGTCAGTTCCATGTTCCAGGAAACTGCTTCCATGGACACACCTCTTTAAACATGATTGCGGTATACAGAAGTCGCCTGCAGTAGCTTGAAAAATAAGGTAAATTATGTCGTTTGTAAGTTTTAAAATTGATGACTACTTTGAAATAGATTTAATTGCAATATATGATTCATTTCAGTGTTTTATGCCTTGTACTAATCTGGTAGAGATGTGCAATAGTCCATGGTGTGTAACTTGTAATTTTAGTCCGCCTGGCTAATGAACACATGGTAACtggtttaaagtgtttttttagTCTTTGTGGGGTTGTAGAGTACACTTTTTATTGTACTATTGTGTACAATTTAGTATGCTATAGCATTCATATTTGCTTCTCAAATTACAATTATTCTTGATATGAAAAACCAGGAATCTTTGAGCTGAGCGGACTATAAAATATAATGAActattatcaggtgatattggacacctcgtcgggcattatcccttacgtaACGTCCACAGTATGATGAAATCCAATGACGCTTTGACTCACTTATGTGAAATATGATAAATTAGGCCTATTTGTAATTGTTTATAACAGTGATTGACTTGTACGAGGATAGCATTGCTAATTTGAAGATtactttgttttttattttaagatGAGACTTTGGACTTCTCCCAGGTTGTAAACAAAACTCCCCACCTGAACAATGGCGGCTGACATCTCAAGAAAGTTTTCTGGTATGCTAACCCACCTGCTTCTACAAATTTGTATCCCCTTTTATCCACTTTTAGTCAATTAATTCTTTAAACATTGTTGTAcaattgtttatttatttgtgtttgtgaagtAGTTAAATCCTTTTCTGTTTTTTCTCCCCCCTCAGGTGATCTTTCTCCTCAGTCAGATCTTCGAATCGTTTTGCTGGGGAAAGTTGGGGCAGGGAAGAGTGTGGTTGCCGGACACATCCTGGGCCAAGGGAACTGGAAAGACAAAGACATGTGTGTGAAGACGGAAGGAGAAGTAGCTGGAAGAACAGTGACTGTAGTGGAAACACCCGGCTGGGACAAAATGTCTGTGAAATGCACGTCCAGCCGAATCAAAAAGGAAATAGTGAACAGTGTGACTCTGTCACCCCCAGGACCCCACGCTCTCCTGCTTGTGGTGCCCTTAGGGGAAAAGATTTCAGACGATGAGAAAAAGTCTGTTCAGGACCACATGGAGCTTTTGTCAGAGAGGGTTTGGAAACACACTATGCTCGTGTTTGTTAGTGAGACTGATGAAGAGGATAAAGTCACTCCTTTTGAGCAGGTTAAAGAGAGTACAAGAGACCTTTTGGAGAAATGTGGAGGCAGATATCATGTTCTTTGTGGACCTACAAGTAATCGTATGCAGGTGACTGAGCTCCTGCAGAAGATTGAGGGGATGGTGAAGGTTGATGATTTCTTCTTACCCAAAGGGTACTATGAACTGTTTGAGCGAACGAGAACAACATATGAAGACCGGGAGAAGAAACTAAAACAGAGTTACGAACTCCAGCTAACACAGACTAAAGCAAACACAGagttgaggaagaggaggaatagCATGGATGTTTCATCTGAGTGTAAGCATAATCCATTTGTAAAATCGTAACAAAACTGTGTGGAATGTATGAAACATTCAGATTCAACTGCAGGACACGTCTGACATGTAAATACCCAATGATTATATTCTGATTTGAACcttttgtttttatgtgtgttctTTGTAGTCAGCACAGAGGAGCAGAAGACTAAGGATGATCATGGCTGTCAGAAAGTGGACCAAGAGACAGTCAAAGATGGTTACAAGGAGGTTGGGATGCCTGTACCGATATACAATTTCAATATAATATCACTGATCTTCCTTGCAATTATTGTAGGATTCTTTGGGGCAATTGCAGGGGCACAGTATGGACCACTGGGCTCATGTGTTGGAATTGTATTCGGCATTGCTGCTGGTGTTCTTGTGAGCTTTGGTATTCGTGCGGCAGTCAGTAAAACAACAGACATCTCGCCCAAAAGCCAAATTCCTGGTATGAGGTGACGACTCAAATAAATCTGCAGCTTTATATGTTGCGTGAAAGGCTGTCCATTATGCCTGTGTATATTGTTAAATAGAATACTTTTTTCTGCATTTTTCACCTCCCTTTTTATATACGTGTTTTGATGCTGGATTAGACGGCCTTGtgtgtattattttttacaagTTGAGCTGTCGGTCATGTTACACTCAGCACTGTATACAGACAGAACAAcacattgttattttattttgtacttTATCAATGTGTTGATATCAATGCATGACTCACTGATTAATAGGGTTTCCAATACATCTGATATCGATGGCATCCAGACAATGGGATATTATTTTGGAAACTGAAACTGATATCCATATTAAGGATAATATATGTTTTCTATATGTTGTTTTATAGCATGCCCCTTCTCAGTGACTGTGTTTTAAGTAACTATATGGTCTGTGTTAGCTTCTAATTCATGTACCATATGACTGGGCTCAAAAACTGAAGGAGCAACCTGTGGTATTACAGCCAGGGGACTGTAACATTTTCTACGCAAGTTTTTACATCtctaagagagagaagagagtacaAAGACAAGTATTGCTAAACTGAAATGCAAAGAATGTCACAGctggttttgtgtgtgaatCTTCTCATCTAAGATTATACAACTGGGATTTCTGTAATATTTCCATCTTTTACTTGACTATTTGTGATCTGTAATGGTGTAATGGCTGATAATTCCATATACTAAAGCAACATTACGCATGTAACACTAAGCCTTTACACTAAGCAGGAGTTATTCAAATAATGTAATATAATGAAACTGAATAAATATATGGATTCTGTGTTGCTGAAAATATAAAGATAGGAATGGTTAGAAAGGTGGGGTGCACGTACAGGGGTTCCATGTTCAAGATCATGTTATATTGTGCATTGTGAATGCTATATTGGATTTGCAAAAATTGTATAGTCGTCAAAATAGTTTAGCTTATCATTTATTAAAATGTTTCCATCCACTAAATCTGTTTTATTCAGCTAAAAGATAATATATATGATATGTAATTGAGTTAGTTGTCTCACTGTGTAATGCTGTAATGCACCTCTTCAGGCACTACTACAGTATACCACTGGGTGCATCCCAGTACCCATACTACTGTTTATTATCCCAGACAAAGATTTAGTACGTCACGGTTTGTCAACAGCAGTTGGTTTCCCTCCGACAGTCTATGCACCTCTCCAGTCAACTGCAAGCCTAAACGCCGAAATATACTTCATGCTAAGTATGTGTAGgcctatgcatacacacaatGGCTGCCAAATATATCCTGATTTGTATGGTGCGTAGTCTCCCTAGGCCTTcaaagtatttacatttagtcatttagcagacgctcttatccagagcgacttacagtacagtaagtacagagacattcccccgaagcaagtagggtgaagtgccttgcccaaggacacaacgtcatttggtttgcacagccgggaatcgaaccagcaaccttctgattactagcccgattccctaaccgctcagccatctgactcccaggaGTAGTATGCATACAAACAGAAATTGTGGGTCAGTAGTATACCAAAGATCCTCTGACATAATGCAAGATAAAAATAGGAAACGGCAAAGAAGTACTACATTTTGAAGAGCAAATATCTGAGCTTGTTCGCAAGTACGGTTCAAAAAAGACCAAAAGTGAGTTGAAAATGACAATCACACTAATATATttaagaaacttgggttcatcaaataTCAATATTTATTAACCAAGTAGTAACTAGCTtgctgtgtgtcttctactTAATAATCTGCTGTGTAGTTCCAGATATACTGTAAGTAGACCTatagattacaagtaaaaaagctagtcgttgctggtTCAGGTGGATTTTAAGCATTGAGTTGAGAATGAAAAGCAGC harbors:
- the LOC136965431 gene encoding GTPase IMAP family member 7-like: MAADISRKFSGDLSPQSDLRIVLLGKVGAGKSVVAGHILGQGNWKDKDMCVKTEGEVAGRTVTVVETPGWDKMSVKCTSSRIKKEIVNSVTLSPPGPHALLLVVPLGEKISDDEKKSVQDHMELLSERVWKHTMLVFVSETDEEDKVTPFEQVKESTRDLLEKCGGRYHVLCGPTSNRMQVTELLQKIEGMVKVDDFFLPKGYYELFERTRTTYEDREKKLKQSYELQLTQTKANTELRKRRNSMDVSSEFSTEEQKTKDDHGCQKVDQETVKDGYKEVGMPVPIYNFNIISLIFLAIIVGFFGAIAGAQYGPLGSCVGIVFGIAAGVLVSFGIRAAVSKTTDISPKSQIPGMR